From Bacteroidota bacterium, one genomic window encodes:
- a CDS encoding T9SS type A sorting domain-containing protein, which produces MKKTLLFTLSFCFLFKSVFSQVTDYSFYGSSVTLKGDLHTLIVFIGFDDATSADNYDNWDYNDLPEWAKGDYNEVFDLDNSQIHTERNLTSYFYTMSQGTFTLTGEVYPELVIVTPSYVGTTLQIPDAIQDAVDKINLQTHPTFDYDWSRFDNRKNTPGYDFDNSLYSNIALDPAAPDGNIDYICFVIRRTGCAGSSTTGAGTKKLINGANQYGISTGHQINADCSKNGLSKGLTQVYVHEMMHTVFGSPHTWGVNGVVGNYYYSYNGWGFMAPFQIMQCANAWERWWLNWITPQEITTNGTYTLKDYLTEGDALRIKIPEIGPTETDQYIFLENHQLIDYYDSKPDYIEESDALTSGIYTFISARGHSRNSTISISKPYANMFKSLNAAGKNDFTIADYKTVYGVGEESEEFPVFEKGTDNPISGQSNWEWIRSDFDATSKIEISDNANRQGDPGTLDTYNDIKFAAAEKIGGTTTDTYAFIGDSDVPFQVGDEISMSGIIPALNYPQFNGVGDSLYPYYLNGLKIKVDSYNSTSKEFSIEVKFDDWEVRADKRWCGNIILPENNDLLIKDNITLTLNKTATPNRRILDAIHGFYTPTKLTIENGSSITLKSSANLIVDDYSELIIEDGAEIIIETNAKLEVKNNGKIILKPGAIIKASNSGAKIVIEDGGMLVMEDNDIQLNNANATIQLKAGGTIQTADDVDFTFTGTGYLAYYEDGIFDLGTDSRFYLKGTGTTDMKCWLQTDADLYISTRDVWLEDCKIVYNNNSLMRNAYANFYAENVLFNTGGSTAINGISAYDTESFYITQGTFDGFATPVKLENISVCPEDVNVEIRQTTIKNYAQNGIQAEDVHRMYLYANSIEGNANATTGLWLEDVIECRVEAGNIKNHTYQPGVFLYNTRYFILDGATIKNNYRGIESYRSNIYLRNQATIKQNTAEGIFAFSAISYSDDPDILCKIVIGDIGCGWIIQNETGILGEDILLDIDAITHAINEGDTAQPNRFDGNTRAIEVCYEYFNNTYISDTLMARGNYWTGGGAPIGSDVSTGFDIKCSDITTDASLYVTTQPTSCDCVGNCIDIEDEEALTLRMANYSCNYYINNQGGGRITIAEKYQEAYQLFLENDFNYAYQKFNWIKNRVEAEYPQGLPDGICKDLYGKAYWYKDQMAVIAEVYCQYPFYERMIEDNNIIPRFSVFPNPAQNIVVIACTEIGKTNYTIFSASGNQMQSGSFEGSTQLQLENYASGIYFINLQTETAVETLKLMVE; this is translated from the coding sequence ATTGGGATTACAATGATTTACCGGAATGGGCAAAAGGAGACTATAATGAAGTATTTGACTTAGATAATAGTCAGATACATACTGAGCGAAATCTTACAAGCTACTTTTATACTATGAGTCAGGGTACGTTTACTTTAACCGGAGAAGTATATCCCGAATTAGTAATTGTAACCCCATCCTATGTAGGAACTACTTTACAAATTCCCGATGCCATTCAAGATGCTGTTGATAAAATAAATCTTCAAACACATCCCACATTTGATTATGACTGGAGCCGTTTTGACAACAGAAAGAATACACCCGGTTATGATTTTGATAATAGTTTATACTCAAATATTGCACTTGATCCTGCAGCACCCGATGGTAATATAGATTATATATGTTTTGTCATTCGCCGAACAGGATGTGCTGGTTCATCCACTACCGGTGCTGGCACAAAGAAATTAATTAATGGTGCTAACCAATATGGTATAAGTACAGGACACCAAATTAATGCTGATTGCAGCAAAAATGGATTGAGCAAAGGACTTACGCAAGTTTATGTTCATGAAATGATGCATACAGTATTTGGCTCTCCACACACTTGGGGTGTAAACGGCGTAGTAGGTAACTACTATTACAGTTATAATGGATGGGGATTTATGGCGCCGTTTCAGATAATGCAGTGTGCCAATGCATGGGAACGTTGGTGGTTAAATTGGATAACGCCGCAAGAGATAACAACAAACGGAACTTACACATTAAAGGATTATTTAACTGAAGGGGATGCATTGAGAATAAAAATTCCGGAGATCGGTCCAACGGAAACTGATCAATATATATTTTTAGAGAATCATCAATTAATAGATTATTATGATAGCAAACCTGATTATATTGAAGAAAGTGATGCATTAACCTCAGGTATTTATACATTTATATCAGCAAGAGGCCACTCCCGCAATTCAACAATAAGTATATCAAAACCATATGCCAATATGTTTAAATCGCTTAATGCGGCAGGAAAAAATGATTTTACAATAGCTGATTACAAAACTGTTTATGGTGTAGGTGAAGAAAGCGAAGAATTTCCGGTATTTGAAAAAGGAACAGATAATCCTATCAGTGGTCAAAGCAATTGGGAATGGATAAGAAGTGACTTTGATGCAACAAGTAAAATAGAAATTTCAGATAATGCAAATCGGCAGGGTGATCCTGGAACATTGGATACTTATAACGATATAAAATTTGCAGCAGCAGAAAAAATTGGAGGAACAACTACTGATACCTATGCATTTATCGGTGATTCAGATGTGCCATTTCAGGTAGGAGATGAAATAAGTATGTCAGGTATTATTCCTGCATTAAATTATCCGCAATTTAATGGAGTTGGCGATTCGCTTTATCCTTACTATTTAAATGGATTAAAAATAAAAGTTGATTCTTACAATTCCACATCAAAAGAATTTTCCATTGAGGTAAAATTTGATGATTGGGAAGTTAGAGCTGATAAGCGCTGGTGCGGAAATATTATTTTACCTGAAAATAATGATTTATTAATTAAGGATAATATAACACTTACTTTAAATAAAACAGCTACACCGAATAGAAGAATATTGGATGCAATTCATGGATTTTATACACCCACAAAACTCACGATAGAAAACGGTTCATCCATTACATTAAAATCGAGTGCAAATTTGATAGTTGATGATTATTCTGAATTAATTATTGAAGACGGTGCAGAAATAATTATTGAAACCAATGCAAAACTGGAAGTAAAAAATAATGGAAAAATTATTTTAAAACCGGGAGCTATAATTAAAGCTTCTAACAGCGGCGCAAAAATAGTTATAGAAGATGGCGGTATGTTGGTAATGGAAGATAACGATATTCAGCTAAACAATGCAAACGCCACAATACAATTAAAAGCAGGCGGCACCATTCAAACTGCCGATGATGTTGATTTCACTTTTACAGGCACAGGTTATTTAGCATATTATGAAGATGGCATTTTCGACTTAGGAACCGATAGCCGTTTTTATTTAAAAGGAACCGGCACTACAGATATGAAATGTTGGCTGCAAACAGATGCCGATTTATATATCAGCACAAGAGATGTGTGGTTGGAGGATTGTAAAATCGTTTATAACAATAATAGTTTAATGCGCAATGCCTATGCAAATTTTTATGCTGAAAATGTATTGTTTAACACTGGTGGCAGCACTGCAATAAATGGAATTTCTGCCTACGATACTGAATCGTTTTATATTACCCAAGGTACATTCGATGGCTTTGCAACTCCGGTGAAACTTGAAAATATTTCTGTATGTCCCGAAGATGTGAATGTAGAAATTCGCCAGACCACTATTAAGAACTATGCGCAAAACGGCATACAGGCAGAAGATGTGCATCGCATGTATTTATATGCAAATAGTATTGAAGGAAATGCAAATGCGACAACGGGTTTGTGGTTAGAAGATGTAATTGAATGCAGAGTGGAAGCAGGTAATATTAAAAATCATACTTATCAACCCGGCGTATTTTTATACAACACACGTTACTTTATTTTGGATGGTGCCACCATAAAAAATAATTATCGTGGAATAGAATCTTACCGCAGTAATATTTATTTACGCAATCAAGCAACTATAAAACAGAATACCGCAGAAGGTATTTTTGCATTTAGTGCAATCAGCTATTCAGACGATCCCGATATTTTATGTAAAATAGTAATAGGTGATATTGGATGCGGATGGATAATTCAAAACGAAACGGGAATTTTGGGTGAAGATATTCTACTGGATATTGATGCAATTACACATGCAATAAATGAAGGTGATACAGCTCAACCCAATCGCTTTGATGGAAATACAAGAGCGATTGAAGTATGCTACGAATATTTTAATAACACCTATATTTCAGATACATTAATGGCAAGAGGAAATTATTGGACAGGCGGTGGCGCACCCATTGGCAGTGATGTAAGTACAGGCTTTGATATTAAATGTAGTGATATAACAACAGATGCCTCTCTATATGTTACCACCCAACCTACCAGTTGCGATTGTGTTGGCAATTGCATTGATATAGAAGACGAAGAAGCACTTACCTTGCGCATGGCAAATTATTCGTGCAATTACTATATAAATAATCAGGGTGGAGGTCGCATTACTATAGCTGAAAAATATCAGGAAGCATATCAACTATTTCTCGAAAACGATTTTAATTATGCATATCAGAAATTTAACTGGATAAAAAATCGTGTTGAAGCTGAATATCCGCAAGGCTTACCCGATGGAATTTGTAAAGACTTATATGGAAAAGCTTATTGGTATAAAGATCAGATGGCAGTAATTGCCGAAGTATATTGTCAATATCCGTTTTATGAACGTATGATAGAAGACAATAACATAATACCTCGCTTTAGTGTATTTCCAAATCCTGCACAAAACATAGTGGTAATTGCGTGCACTGAAATTGGAAAAACCAACTATACAATATTCAG